The genomic segment GGTATCGTGCGTGACTTGGTATATCTCTTCAATATAAGAAGTCCGAGCCGACACGTCTAAGACGACCAGTGGTTCAGGAGTGGCGGTACTAACCACGAATAGGAGTAGTAAGAACAGGAGGAGTAACCCCAGTAGAAACCAGTCCCATCTCATTAGCATTCACACCTCAGTGCTGACTGCGTGGATGGTTGTTCGTGCACGACACACTTAGGTCTGTTCTCGCCATGGAGCTGTCTGCGTATGTTATTGGAGGGCCATCATGGACGCACACATAGGACAGAGGTGTCGGCCGACCGAATGACTCGATCTGTTGTACTCCCAAGCAGGTGTTCCTTGATTCCCGAGCGGCCACTCGCGCCCATGACGATTAAATCAATGGTGTGATCAGTACTGTACTCGGCGATCGCTTCGTGAGGGGTTCCTTCGAGAACGGTTTGCTCGTACGTTACGTCGGCCTCTTCAGCCTTCGTTGTGGCTGCATCAAGTATCTCGTCGGCTTCCTGCTCGAGCGTTTGTGTGAGTTCAGGTGCGATATTTCCGGAAGCAGCCATCTCCGTTCCAACGTCTATCACGTGCAGAAAGTGGAGTGTCGCTCCGTGCGGTTCTGCAATGCTGACACTCTGGTTTACTGCGGCAGTACTCGACTCGCTTCCGTCAGTTGGCACCAAAATATCGTTGTACATGCTTTCTGGTTTCATCGCCAGCACCAAAAGAGCTAGATTGAAATTGAAAGCAGCTTGCCTCTTGTCTTACGTTTATTCACCGAGTGAACTGATTTTCTCCTGATCTAGCGGGTCTTCGATATCTCCCATAACTGCCTCGAGCAGATCTGTCACAGTTATAAGTCCAACAACTTCACCATCTTCGATCACAAGTGCAAGCTCC from the Natronococcus sp. AD-5 genome contains:
- a CDS encoding universal stress protein; protein product: MYNDILVPTDGSESSTAAVNQSVSIAEPHGATLHFLHVIDVGTEMAASGNIAPELTQTLEQEADEILDAATTKAEEADVTYEQTVLEGTPHEAIAEYSTDHTIDLIVMGASGRSGIKEHLLGSTTDRVIRSADTSVLCVRP